A DNA window from Brassica napus cultivar Da-Ae chromosome C1, Da-Ae, whole genome shotgun sequence contains the following coding sequences:
- the LOC106427946 gene encoding heterogeneous nuclear ribonucleoprotein 1 isoform X2: MQSDNGKLFIGGISWDTNEERLKEYFSSFGEVIEAVILKDRTTGRARGFGFVVFADPAVAEIVITEKHSIDGRLVEAKKAVPRDDQNTVRSNSSSIQGSPGGPGARTRKIFVGGLPSSVTESDFKTYFEQFGTPTDVVVMYDHNTQRPRGFGFITYDSEEAVEKVLLKTFHELNGKMVEVKRAVPKELSPSPARSPLGAGYSYGVSRVNNLLNGYAQGFSPGAVGGYGLRMDGRFSPVGAGRTGFANFGSGYGMNVNFEQGLPTGFTGGNSFNGNVDYGRGMSPYYIGNTNRFGPGGGYEGGNGGGGGGNSSFFSSVTRNLWGNNGGLNSNSNTYMGGTTSGNNTLSGPFGNSWGAPGGGGGSNGVSNESMKFGYGGNGESGFGLGTRNIGPSKAAPSSSFSSASVANNTGYDGAGLAEFYGNGAVYSDPTWRSSAPETEGPGSFSYGIGGGGGGGGPSSDVSARSSSPGYVGSYKRQSNRGIAT; the protein is encoded by the exons ATGCAATCCGACAATGGGAAGCTGTTCATCGGCGGGATATCGTGGGACACCAATGAGGAACGTCTCAAGGAGTATTTCAGCAGCTTTGGGGAAGTGATCGAAGCTGTGATCTTGAAAGACCGTACCACGGGCCGTGCACGTGGCTTCGGCTTTGTAGTCTTTGCTGATCCAGCTGTTGCAGAGATTGTTATAACCGAAAAACATAGTATTGATGGGAGACTG GTGGAAGCGAAGAAGGCTGTTCCTAGAGATGACCAGAACACAGTTAGGAGCAACAGCAGCAGCATCCAAGGATCACCAGGCGGTCCAGGAGCTCGAACAAGGAAGATATTCGTCGGAGGATTACCTTCTTCCGTCACAGAAAGCGATTTCAAGACCTATTTTGAGCAGTTCGGGACACCTACCGACGTGGTTGTTATGTACGACCACAACACACAAAGGCCTAGAGGGTTTGGATTCATAACTTATGACTCCGAGGAGGCCGTTGAGAAAGTACTGCTCAAGACGTTCCATGAGCTTAACGGTAAAATGGTTGAGGTGAAGCGAGCTGTTCCGAAGGAGTTGTCTCCTAGTCCAGCTCGTAGCCCTCTCGGTGCTGGTTACAGCTATGGGGTTAGTAGAGTTAATAACCTCTTGAATGGGTATGCTCAAGGGTTTAGTCCCGGTGCGGTTGGTGGATATGGGCTTAGGATGGATGGTCGGTTTAGTCCGGTTGGTGCTGGGAGAACCGGGTTTGCGAATTTCGGTTCTGGTTATGGGATGAATGTGAACTTTGAGCAAGGGTTGCCCACAGGGTTCACTGGAGGTAATAGTTTTAACGGAAATGTAGACTATGGAAGAGGAATGAGTCCTTACTATATTGGTAACACGAACCGGTTTGGTCCTGGGGGTGGTTATGAAGGAGGcaatggaggaggaggaggagggaacTCGTCTTTCTTCAGTTCGGTTACAAGGAACCTATGGGGAAACAACGGTGGTCTGAACTCAAACTCCAATACATACATGGGAGGAACAACAAGTGGGAACAACACACTAAGCGGTCCATTTGGAAACTCCTGGGGTGCtcctggaggaggaggaggaagcaatGGTGTTAGCAACGAGAGTATGAAGTTTGGTTATGGAGGAAACGGTGAATCTGGTTTTGGATTGGGAACAAGGAACATCGGGCCTAGCAAGGCGGCACCATCATCTTCATTCTCTTCTGCCTCGGTAGCCAATAACACTGGTTATGATGGAGCAGGACTTGCTGAGTTTTATGGGAATGGTGCAGTGTATAGTGATCCCACATGGAGATCATCAGCTCCTGAGACAGAAGGGCCTGGTTCTTTTAGCTATGGgattggaggaggaggaggaggaggaggtccTTCTTCGGATGTTTCAGCTAGAAGTTCATCTCCAGGTTATGTTGGCAGTTACAAGAGGCAATCAAACAGAG GAATTGCtacttag
- the LOC125580432 gene encoding thymidine kinase a-like, which yields MATLESDISRDVISDQEHHGSGAIHVITGPMFSGKSTSLLRRIKSEISAGRSVAMVKSSKDTRYAKDSVVTHDGIGFPCWTLPDLMSFPHIFGHDAYAKLDVIGVDEAQFFGDLYEFCCKVADDDGKTVIVAGLDGDYLRRGFGAVLDIIPLADSVTKLTARCEVCGQKAFFTLRKTCDTRTELIGGADVYMPVCRKHYVNNNQVVVKASKEVLDSDKARSESCVETVAAMIQT from the exons ATGGCTACCCTCGAGAGTGACATCTCCAGAGATGTTATCTCCGACCAAGAACATCACGGGTCCGGTGCTATTCATGTTATCACAGGTCCTATGTTTTCCGGGAAGTCGACCTCTCTCCTCCGCCGAATCAAGTCGGAGATCAGCGCCGGAAG AAGTGTTGCGATGGTGAAATCGAGTAAAGATACGAGATACGCCAAAGATTCGGTGGTGACGCACGATGGAATCGGATTCCCTTGCTGGACTCTTCCGGATCTTATGTCGTTTCCACACATATTCGGACATGATGCTTATGCCAAG CTTGATGTGATTGGTGTTGACGAGGCACAGTTCTTTGGAGACCTTTATGAGTTTTGCTGCAAAGTCGCTGATGATGATGGCAAAACTGTGATTGTTGCGGGCCTTGATGGTGACTATTTAAG AAGGGGCTTTGGTGCTGTTCTTGACATTATACCTTTGGCTGATTCTGTGACGAAGCTAACTGCTAGGTGTGAGGTTTGTGGACAAAAGGCTTTCTTCACTTTAAGAAAGACTTGTGACACAAGGACCGAGCTGATTGGCGGAGCTGATGTCTATATGCCTGTTTGTCGCAAGCATTACGTTAATAATAATCAAGTTGTCGTCAAAGCTTCAAAGGAAGTCTTGGATTCTGACAAGGCAAGAAGTGAATCTTGTGTAGAGACAGTTGCTGCTATGATACAAACATAA
- the LOC106427956 gene encoding protein OBERON 1, with amino-acid sequence MGTSSGSNLPHQMLPPRQQLQTVLSLASSDPPHLSRSSSGIVRESPAESASSQETWPTSKSIMAKKTESGGKSVTDKVSLQDIARERVELVSERMLRLPEGYLEELKNGLKAILDGNGSQPVEEFMFLQKFVQTRSDLNSKTLVRAHRVQLEILVVIKTGIQVFLHPNINLSQTNLIEIFLHKRCRNIACQNELPADDCRCEMCANRKGFCNLCMCVICSKFDFAVNTCRWIGCDVCSHWTHTDCAIRDGEISMGVSAKSVSGMGEMLFKCRACNHTSELLGWVKDVFHHCVPNWDREALMKELDFVRRIFRGSEDTRGRKLFWKCEEIIDKIKGGLAEATAAKLILMFFQEIELDSPKSRENGDGGGMIAPQDACNRIAEVVKETLRKMEIVGEEKTRMYKKARMGLEECEREMEEKAKEVAELKMERQKKKQQIEEVERIVRLKQAEAEMFQLKANEAKMEAERLERIVKAKKEKTEEEYASNYLKQRLSEAEAEKEYLFQKLKEQESGGNGGGETSQSVMYSKIREMLSGYNAPSPRVDPRSNQRNHFGSNP; translated from the exons ATGGGAACATCATCTGGATCCAACCTCCCTCACCAAATGCTACCACCACGTCAGCAACTCCAAACCGTTCTCTCCCTCGCATCTTCCGATCCACCTCACTTGTCACGATCCAGCTCCGGCATCGTCCGTGAATCACCAGCCGAGAGCGCCAGCTCTCAAGAAACCTGGCCGACCTCAAAGTCCATCATGGCAAAGAAGACAGAGAGCGGAGGAAAGTCAGTTACCGACAAGGTGTCGCTACAGGACATAGCTAGAGAGAGAGTGGAGTTAGTCTCCGAGAGAATGCTCCGTTTACCAGAAGGATACCTCGAGGAGTTAAAGAACGGACTCAAAGCTATCCTCGACGGAAACGGTTCACAGCCCGTTGAGGAGTTTATGTTTCTGCAGAAGTTCGTTCAGACACGTTCGGATTTGAACTCAAAGACGCTTGTGAGGGCTCATAGAGTTCAGCTAGAGATCCTTGTGGTTATAAAGACTGGTATTCAAGTGTTCTTGCACCCGAACATCAACCTCTCTCAGACCAATCTCATCGAGATCTTCTTGCACAAACGATGCAGAAACATCGCTTGCCAAAACGAGCTCCCGGCGGACGACTGTCGCTGCGAGATGTGCGCTAACAGGAAAGGCTTCTGCAACCTCTGCATGTGTGTGATCTGCAGCAAGTTCGACTTTGCTGTCAACACGTGCCGCTGGATAGGCTGTGACGTGTGTTCTCACTGGACTCATACGGACTGTGCGATTAGAGATGGGGAGATCTCGATGGGAGTTTCGGCTAAGAGTGTCTCTGGGATGGGGGAGATGCTGTTCAAGTGTCGAGCTTGCAACCATACCTCTGAGCTGCTTGGTTGGGTTAAAGATGTGTTTCATCACTGTGTGCCGAACTGGGACAGGGAGGCTTTGATGAAGGAGCTTGATTTTGTGCGTAGGATATTCCGTGGGAGTGAAGATACGAGAGGTAGGAAACTGTTTTGGAAGTGTGAGGAGATTATTGATAAGATTAAAGGTGGCTTGGCTGAAGCAACAGCTGCTAAGTTAATACTCATGTTCTTCCAAG AAATTGAATTGGACTCTCCAAAGAGCCGTGAAAACGGAGACGGTGGAGGAATGATAGCACCACAAGACGCATGCAACCGCATTGCTGAAGTTGTGAAGGAGACACTGAGGAAGATGGAGATAGTGGGCGAGGAGAAGACAAGGATGTACAAGAAAGCGAGGATGGGGCTTGAGGAATGcgagagagagatggaggagAAGGCAAAAGAAGTAGCGGAGCTGAAGATGGAGAGGCAGAAGAAGAAGCAACAGAttgaggaagtggagaggataGTGAGGCTGAAACAAGCGGAGGCAGAGATGTTTCAGTTGAAAGCCAACGAGGCGAAAATGGAAGCAGAGAGGCTGGAGAGGATTGTAAAGGCGAAGAAGGAGAAGACTGAGGAGGAGTATGCGAGTAACTACCTGAAACAGAGGCTGAGCGAGGCGGAGGCAGAGAAAGAGTATCTGTTTCAGAAGTTAAAAGAGCAAGAAAGTGGTGGTAATGGTGGTGGTGAGACCTCACAGTCTGTGATGTACTCAAAGATCAGAGAGATGCTGAGTGGGTACAATGCACCGTCGCCAAGAGTTGATCCAAGATCAAACCAGAGAAACCATTTCGGATCCAATCCTTGA
- the LOC106427946 gene encoding heterogeneous nuclear ribonucleoprotein 1 isoform X1 — MQSDNGKLFIGGISWDTNEERLKEYFSSFGEVIEAVILKDRTTGRARGFGFVVFADPAVAEIVITEKHSIDGRLVEAKKAVPRDDQNTVRSNSSSIQGSPGGPGARTRKIFVGGLPSSVTESDFKTYFEQFGTPTDVVVMYDHNTQRPRGFGFITYDSEEAVEKVLLKTFHELNGKMVEVKRAVPKELSPSPARSPLGAGYSYGVSRVNNLLNGYAQGFSPGAVGGYGLRMDGRFSPVGAGRTGFANFGSGYGMNVNFEQGLPTGFTGGNSFNGNVDYGRGMSPYYIGNTNRFGPGGGYEGGNGGGGGGNSSFFSSVTRNLWGNNGGLNSNSNTYMGGTTSGNNTLSGPFGNSWGAPGGGGGSNGVSNESMKFGYGGNGESGFGLGTRNIGPSKAAPSSSFSSASVANNTGYDGAGLAEFYGNGAVYSDPTWRSSAPETEGPGSFSYGIGGGGGGGGPSSDVSARSSSPGYVGSYKRQSNRGEPSR; from the exons ATGCAATCCGACAATGGGAAGCTGTTCATCGGCGGGATATCGTGGGACACCAATGAGGAACGTCTCAAGGAGTATTTCAGCAGCTTTGGGGAAGTGATCGAAGCTGTGATCTTGAAAGACCGTACCACGGGCCGTGCACGTGGCTTCGGCTTTGTAGTCTTTGCTGATCCAGCTGTTGCAGAGATTGTTATAACCGAAAAACATAGTATTGATGGGAGACTG GTGGAAGCGAAGAAGGCTGTTCCTAGAGATGACCAGAACACAGTTAGGAGCAACAGCAGCAGCATCCAAGGATCACCAGGCGGTCCAGGAGCTCGAACAAGGAAGATATTCGTCGGAGGATTACCTTCTTCCGTCACAGAAAGCGATTTCAAGACCTATTTTGAGCAGTTCGGGACACCTACCGACGTGGTTGTTATGTACGACCACAACACACAAAGGCCTAGAGGGTTTGGATTCATAACTTATGACTCCGAGGAGGCCGTTGAGAAAGTACTGCTCAAGACGTTCCATGAGCTTAACGGTAAAATGGTTGAGGTGAAGCGAGCTGTTCCGAAGGAGTTGTCTCCTAGTCCAGCTCGTAGCCCTCTCGGTGCTGGTTACAGCTATGGGGTTAGTAGAGTTAATAACCTCTTGAATGGGTATGCTCAAGGGTTTAGTCCCGGTGCGGTTGGTGGATATGGGCTTAGGATGGATGGTCGGTTTAGTCCGGTTGGTGCTGGGAGAACCGGGTTTGCGAATTTCGGTTCTGGTTATGGGATGAATGTGAACTTTGAGCAAGGGTTGCCCACAGGGTTCACTGGAGGTAATAGTTTTAACGGAAATGTAGACTATGGAAGAGGAATGAGTCCTTACTATATTGGTAACACGAACCGGTTTGGTCCTGGGGGTGGTTATGAAGGAGGcaatggaggaggaggaggagggaacTCGTCTTTCTTCAGTTCGGTTACAAGGAACCTATGGGGAAACAACGGTGGTCTGAACTCAAACTCCAATACATACATGGGAGGAACAACAAGTGGGAACAACACACTAAGCGGTCCATTTGGAAACTCCTGGGGTGCtcctggaggaggaggaggaagcaatGGTGTTAGCAACGAGAGTATGAAGTTTGGTTATGGAGGAAACGGTGAATCTGGTTTTGGATTGGGAACAAGGAACATCGGGCCTAGCAAGGCGGCACCATCATCTTCATTCTCTTCTGCCTCGGTAGCCAATAACACTGGTTATGATGGAGCAGGACTTGCTGAGTTTTATGGGAATGGTGCAGTGTATAGTGATCCCACATGGAGATCATCAGCTCCTGAGACAGAAGGGCCTGGTTCTTTTAGCTATGGgattggaggaggaggaggaggaggaggtccTTCTTCGGATGTTTCAGCTAGAAGTTCATCTCCAGGTTATGTTGGCAGTTACAAGAGGCAATCAAACAGAG GCGAGCCATCACGGTGA
- the LOC125580431 gene encoding splicing factor ESS-2 homolog, with amino-acid sequence MFLSPGHSPRHLSSPSPSTNADDGPRSTPRISSSEIAPRNARKRMRVLDEDAYVEAIEKIIERDYFPDITKLKDRLDWIQAVKTRDPVQIRDAQLKIIERRGKKANRNGGDTAGKTQTQTPGSTFLRNFTPLDEFDGKTPRTPREVEVVANDGDGDGDVDVNMSLDEFFRRYTSEDNDSFSKILEKVNKRKKEKYNYLLEGENKDVDLERDRITDGYGTSYQPPSTLEGWKYTAKNLLMYHPADRGEAALTEEERAVRLAGLTKEIAKGNTRFQGKMIDSRPREDGSVEILYTPIAGSSPMQVRDRDKSKRYDLDDLRKTPNPFYVESDKRAGNGYSFVRTPSPAPGLDESPFITWGEIEGTPMRLDPEDTPIDIGGSADGPHYNIPSAPARDVTAHSLSRDASRKLRERSNSMFKKPPLPSPHHRSGSASPNVRTLSPAAQKFYRRAIGKSSSTVDESLRASYRGASPGGVTPKSVRSASRFGKDRLTSGSRSP; translated from the coding sequence ATGTTTCTATCGCCTGGCCACTCTCCACGTCATCTATCTTCTCCATCGCCGTCTACTAACGCCGACGATGGTCCCCGATCAACCCCTCGCATCTCCTCCTCGGAGATCGCGCCTCGGAACGCTAGAAAGCGGATGAGAGTCCTCGACGAGGACGCGTACGTCGAAGCGATCGAGAAGATCATCGAGCGAGACTACTTTCCGGATATAACGAAGCTCAAAGACCGGCTCGACTGGATCCAGGCGGTTAAAACCCGTGACCCGGTCCAGATCCGAGACGCTCAGCTGAAGATCATCGAGAGGCGTGGGAAGAAGGCGAATCGTAACGGTGGGGACACGGCGGGTAAGACTCAGACTCAGACTCCTGGATCGACTTTCTTGAGAAACTTCACTCCTTTAGATGAGTTTGATGGTAAAACCCCTAGAACACCTAGAGAAGTTGAAGTAGTTGCtaatgatggtgatggtgatggagATGTAGATGTTAACATGTCGTTAGATGAGTTCTTTAGGAGGTATACTAGTGAGGATAACGATAGCTTTTCGAAGATTCTTGAGAAGGTGAataagaggaagaaggagaagtaTAACTACCTCCTTGAAGGTGAGAATAAGGATGTTGATTTGGAGAGAGATAGGATCACTGATGGTTACGGTACGTCTTATCAACCGCCGAGTACTTTAGAAGGATGGAAATACACAGCGAAGAATCTCCTCATGTACCATCCAGCTGACCGCGGCGAGGCGGCGTTAACCGAAGAGGAGAGGGCTGTTAGGTTAGCTGGGTTGACGAAAGAGATTGCGAAAGGGAACACTCGTTTTCAAGGGAAGATGATTGATTCTAGGCCGAGGGAAGATGGGTCTGTTGAGATTCTTTATACTCCTATCGCGGGTTCTTCCCCTATGCAGGTTAGGGATAGAGACAAGTCCAAAAGGTATGATCTTGATGATTTGAGGAAAACTCCGAATCCTTTCTATGTGGAGTCGGATAAGAGGGCGGGTAATGGGTATAGCTTTGTTAGAACTCCGTCTCCTGCACCTGGTCTTGATGAGTCACCGTTTATAACGTGGGGTGAGATCGAAGGGACGCCGATGAGGTTAGATCCCGAGGATACGCCTATCGATATTGGTGGTAGTGCTGATGGGCCTCACTATAATATTCCATCCGCGCCTGCGAGAGATGTGACGGCGCATTCTTTATCGAGGGACGCGTCGAGGAAGCTGAGGGAGAGGTCGAACAGTATGTTTAAGAAGCCTCCGTTGCCGTCTCCTCATCATCGGAGTGGGAGCGCGAGTCCGAATGTTAGGACGCTTTCGCCCGCTGCTCAGAAGTTTTACAGACGGGCGATTGGGAAGTCGTCTTCTACCGTTGATGAGAGCCTTCGTGCGAGTTATCGTGGAGCGAGTCCTGGTGGTGTGACTCCTAAGAGTGTGAGAAGTGCGTCTAGGTTCGGGAAAGATAGGCTTACCTCTGGTTCCAGGTCGCCTTGA